One genomic window of Elaeis guineensis isolate ETL-2024a chromosome 2, EG11, whole genome shotgun sequence includes the following:
- the LOC105061199 gene encoding pathogenesis-related protein PRB1-3-like, with translation MSSSNLPLVFAIAVSLAMIHTTIAQNSPDDFVSPHNSARAAVGVGPVSWNDSVAAYAQAYANQRSGDCQLVHSDGSYGENLFGGSGADYTAADAVNLWVSEKQYYDYDSNTCADGQACGHYTQVVWRDSTNIGCARVVCDNGGIFITCNYYPPGNFVGQRPY, from the coding sequence ATGAGCTCCTCAAACCTTCCGTTAGTTTTTGCCATTGCGGTGTCTCTAGCCATGATCCACACCACCATCGCCCAAAACTCCCCCGACGACTTCGTGAGCCCCCATAACTCCGCTCGGGCCGCCGTCGGTGTTGGCCCGGTGTCGTGGAACGACTCTGTGGCAGCCTATGCCCAGGCCTATGCCAACCAGCGCAGTGGCGACTGCCAGCTCGTCCACTCCGATGGATCCTACGGTGAGAACCTCTTCGGCGGCAGCGGGGCGGACTACACGGCGGCGGATGCTGTGAACTTGTGGGTGTCAGAGAAGCAGTACTATGACTACGACAGCAATACGTGCGCCGATGGGCAGGCGTGCGGGCACTACACACAGGTGGTGTGGCGAGACTCGACCAACATCGGTTGCGCGAGGGTGGTATGCGACAACGGCGGCATCTTCATCACCTGCAACTATTACCCACCGGGCAATTTTGTAGGGCAACGTCCGTATTGA